Below is a genomic region from Nocardioides panacis.
GGGACTCCGGCACCACCTCGACGCGCCAGCCGGGGGCGACCAGGGCGGCCGGGTCGAGCGGTGGGCGGCTGGGAGGGGGGATCGACACAGGCACTAGATTGCACCCCGTGAGCCAAGGATCAGCGAAGCCCGCCCAGGAGATGCCGTCCGACGACCAGCCGGGTCAGGGCACCGAGGTGCCCGAGGGCATCGACATCCACACCACCGCCGGCAAGGTCGCCGACCTCGACCGGCGGCTGCACGAGGCCGTGCACGCGGGCTCCGAGCGGGCCATCGAGAAGCAGCACGCCAAGGGCAAGAAGACAGCCCGCGAACGGGTCCTCGAGCTGCTCGACGAGGACTCCTTCGTGGAGCTCGACGAGCTGGCCCGGCACCGCTCGACGGCGTTCGGCCTGGAGAAGAACCGGCCCTACGGCGACGGCGTGGTCACCGGCTACGGCACCATCGACGGCCGCCAGGTGTGCGTGTTCGCCCAGGACTTCACGGTGTTCGGCGGCTCGCTGGGACAGGTCTTCGGCGAGAAGATCGTCAAGGTCATGGACCTCGCCATGAAGACCGGGTGCCCGATCATCGGCATCAACGACTCCGGCGGCGCGCGCATCCAGGAGGGTGTGGTCTCGCTCGGCCTGTACGGCGAGATCTTCCGGCGCAACGTGCACGCGTCCGGCGTGATCCCGCAGATCTCCTTGATCATGGGCCCCTGCGCCGGTGGCGCGGTGTACTCCCCCGCCGTCACCGACTTCACCGTGATGGTCGACCAGACCTCGCACATGTTCATCACCGGACCCGACGTGATCAAGACCGTCACCGGCGAGGACGTCTCGATGGAGGACCTGGGCGGCGCCCGGTCGCACAACACCAAGTCCGGCAACGCGCACTACATGGGCTCCGACGAGTCCGACGCGATCGACTACGTCAAGGCGCTCATCGGCTTCCTCCCGCAGAACAACCTCGACGAGCCGTTGACCTACGACGAGGTGGCCGACCTGGAGATCGGCGAGGAGGACCGGGCGCTGGACACGCTGATCCCGGACTCGCCCAACCAGCCCTACGACATGCACACGGTGATCGAGTCGGTCGTCGACGACGGCGAGTTCCTCGAGGTCCAGCCGCTGTTCGCGCCGAACCTGCTGATCGGCTTCGGCCGGGTCGAGGGCCGGCCCGTCGGCGTGGTGGCCAACCAGCCGATGCAGTTCGCCGGCACCCTCGACATCGACGCCTCCGAGAAGGCCGCCCGCTTCGTGCGCACCTGCGACGCGTTCAACGTGCCGGTGCTGACCTTCGTCGACGTACCCGGCTTCCTGCCCGGCACCGACCAGGAGTGGAACGGCATCATCCGCCGCGGCGCGAAGCTGATCTACGCCTACGCCGAGGCGACCGTGCCGCTGATCACCGTGATCACCCGCAAGGCCTACGGCGGCGCGTACGACGTGATGGGCTCCAAGCACCTCGGCGCCGACATGAACCTCGCCTGGCCGACCGCGCAGATCGCCGTGATGGGCGCGCAGGGCGCGGTCAACATCCTGTACCGCTCCGAGCTCGCGGACGCCGACGACGCCGACGCCAAGCGCGCCGAGCTGGTGCAGGAGTACGAGGACCACCTGGCCAACCCCTACCTCGCCGCCGAGCGGGGCTACATCGACGCGGTCATCCAGCCGCACGAGACCCGCGGCGAGATCGTCCGGGCCCTGCGGCTGCTGCGCTCCAAGCGCGAGACCCTGCCGCCCAAGAAGCACGGGAACATCCCCCCTGTGACCGGCCCTGTGACCGGCCCTGTGACCGGCCCTGTGACCGGCCCTGTGACCGGCCCGGACGCCGACCCGGCGACTCTGGCGGCGGAACCGCAGCGCCCGCTGCTGCGCGTGGTCAAGGGCGACCCGAGCGACGAGGAGCTGGCCGCCCTGGTCGCGGTCGTCTCCGCCGTGGCGGCCGCGCAGGTCACGACCGCGGCGAAGCCGGTCTCCCCGTGGTCGGCCCCCGCCCGCGGCCACCGCACCCCCCTCGCGGCCGGCCGCGGCGGCTGGCGCGCCAGCTCCCTCCCCCGCTGACCCGGCGACTCTGGTTGCCCGAAAGCCGCCGACCCGGCGACTCTGGTTGCTGACAGGCAACCAGAGGCGCCGGGTCGGGGGCGGTCCGGCCGCCAGAGGCGCCGGGTCAGGGGGTGCGGGGACGGCCGGGGGCGAAGAGGGCGGCCACCACCGCCACCCCGACGGCGGCCGCGCCGACGAGCAGGGCCGGGCCGATCGCACCGGTGTACCCGGTCGGCGTGAGCTCGCCGCCGTTGCCGAGGAACACCGCGGTCAGCCCGGCGACGCCGAGGGCCACGCCGAACTCCCGGATCGTGGAGTTCGCCGAGCTCGCGGTCCCGAAGTCGTCGTCGGACATCCCGTCGAGGACCGCGGTGGCGCTCGGCGCGAAGGTCAGCCCCATGCCCACGCCGGCCATCACCAGGCCCGGCACGAACGAGGCGTACGTCGATCCCGCCTCGGTCACCACGGCGAGCCACACCAGCGCACCGGCCTGCAGGACCAGCCCGCTCACCAGCAGCACCCGCAGCCCGGTCCGCGAGGCCAGCATCCCGGCGACCGGCGCGACCAGCATCGGCGCCGCGGTCCACGGCAGGGTCCGCAGGCCGGCCTCCAGCGGGCTGTAGCCCATCACGATCTGCAGGTTCTGGGCCAGCAGGAACACCGCGCCGAACATCCCGATGGTGAAGCTGAGCCCGATCACGTTCGCCACCGAGAACCCGCGGGACGCGAACAGCCGCAGCGGCAGCACCGCGAAGTCGCGCCGGGAGGTGGACCGGGCGTGCGCGACGTACCCCGGCACCAGCAGCGCCGCCCCGACCAGCGGCACCAGCACCCGCACCGAGCCCCAGCCGTCGTCGTTGCCGTGCACGATCCCCCAGATGCCGAGGAACACCGCGCCGCCGAGCACCAGGGTGCCGCGCACGTCGAGCCGCTGGCGACGGCCGAACGACTCGGGCACCGCGAACCGCAGCAGCGGGGCGGCGACCAGGGCCACCGGGACGTTCAGCCAGAAGATCGCCTGCCAGCTGACCCCCTCGACGACGGCGCCGCCGATCACCGGGCCGAGCGCGACGCCGAGCCCGGACACGCCGCCCCAGATGCCGATCGCCACCGGCCGCATCGCGACCGGGACCGCTGCGGCGAGCAGGGTCAGGGACAGCGGCATCACCGCGGCGGCCCCGAGGCCCTGCACGGCGCGGGCGGCGATCAGCGCCCCGGAGGACAGGCTGAGCGCGGAGGCGATCGAGGCCAGCGTGAACAGGGTGAGCCCGCCGAGCATCATCCGGCGCCGTCCCCAGCGGTCGCCGAGGGTGGCCATCGGCAGCATGAACGTGGCGAAGCTCAGCGTGTAGGCGTTCACGAACCACGCGAGGTCGTCCACCGACGCCGCGAGGTCGGTGCGGATCACCGGCAGCGCGCTGGTCATCACCAGGTTGTCCAGGGTGGCCATGAACATCGGCAGCGAGGTGGCGACGACGGCGAGCCAGACCGGCACCGTCCTGGCGCCGCGGGTCCGTCGGACCGGCTGCGGGTCGCGGGCGACCGGGGCCGGGGTGGTGAGAGAGGCCATCACGTCTCCAAGAAGGCATTGGATGATTACTTAGATCGGCACTCTAAGTAATCAACTGATAACCTGTCAACCATGTCTGCCCCGAAGACCCCGGTCCCCCGCATGAACGCCGACGAGCGACGCACCCAGGTGCTCGCCGCCGCGACCCGGGCCTTCGCGCGCACCGGGTACGCCGGCACCAGCACCGACGTGGTCGCGCGCGAGGCCGGCGTCTCCCAGCCGTACGTCGTGCGGATGTTCGGCACCAAGCACGCGCTGTTCCTCGAGGTCTTCGAGCGGGCCACCCGGCGGATCCAGGACGCGTTCGAGGCGGTCCTCGACGAGCAGCCGTTCGACCCCGAGGACGAGGACGACTGGGGCCGGCTCGGGACCGCCTACACCGACCTGCTCGTCGACCGGGACTTCCTGCTGGTGATGATGCACGGCTTCGCCGCCGGCGACGACGACGCGATCGGGGCGCGGGCGCGGGCCTGCATGGGCGACATCTACGACGTGATCCTCCGGACCGGCTGCACCCCCGAGCGGGCGACCGCCTTCGTGGCGCACGGGATGCTGCTCAACGTGATGCTCGCGATGCGCGCACCCGAGCACGTCGACGAGTCCGGGGCGCTCGCCGACATGACCGCCTGCGCCTTCGGCAGCGAGGGCCTCGACGTGGTCGCGGGCACCGCGGATCAGGCCGGGAAACCCCCGGGACCGGTGGGGGGGACCCGGGTCTAGGGTGCTCGCGTGACCCACGACCCCGCACCCTCCCGTCCCGTCGACGCCCTCGCCGAGCGGTACGTCGACGAGTACGCCGCCCTCGACCCGATCGCCGCCACCTTCATCGGTCTGCCGGGCCACGAGGACGTGCTCACCGACCTCTCCCCCGACGGGTACGCCGCCCGCGCCGACCTGACCCGCCGGGCCCTGGCCGACGCCACCGCGGCGACGCCGAGCGACGAGCGCGAGCAGGTCGCCAAGGACGCGTTCCTCGAGCGGCTCGGCCTCGAGGTGGAGATGGTCGACGCCCACGTCCCGCAGTCCGAGGTGTCGGTGATCGTCAGCGGCCTGCACGAGGTCCGCTCGGTGTTCGACCTGATGAGCACCGAGGGCGAGGAGGCCTGGAGGAACATCGACGCCCGGCTCGCGGCCGTCCCGGCCGCCCTCGAGGGCTACCGGGAGACGCTGTCGCAGGCCGCCGACCAGGGCCACGTCTCGGCGCGCCGGCAGCTCGGCGCGGTCGCCGAGCAGGTGCGCAGCTGGACCGGGCAGGACGGGGGCGACGACTTCTTCCTCGGGCTCGCCGCCCGCAGCGACGTGGACGGTCTTCGCGGCGAGCTCGACCGGCACGCCCGCCGGGCCAGCGAGGCGTTCGCCGACTTCGGCCGCTGGCTGGGGGCGGACCTCGCCCCGCGGGGCCGCGAGCGCGACGCCGTCGGCCGCGAGCGCTACGCCCTCGGCTCGCGCTACTTCCTCGGCGCCACCGTGGACCTCGAGGAGACCTACGCCTGGGGCTTCGAGGAGCTCAAGCGCATCGAGGACGACATGGCCCGGGTGGCCGGCGAGATCGTCCCCGGCGGGTCGGTCGACGACGCGGTCGCCGCCCTGGAGGCCGACCCGGCCCGGCAGATCGCCGGCAAGGAGAACTTCCGGGAGTGGATGCAGGACCTCGCCACCCGCACCCTCGAGGACATGGCCGACACGCACTTCGACATCCCCGGGCCGGTCCGCCGCATCGAGTGCTGCATCGCGCCGACCACGGACGGCGGCATCTACTACACCGGACCCAGCGAGGACTTCTCCCGCCCCGGCCGCATGTGGTGGGCGGTCCCGGACGGCGTCGAGAGCTTCTCCACCTGGCGCGAGGTCACCACGGTGTTCCACGAGGGCGTCCCCGGCCACCACCTGCAGGTCGCCCAGACGGCCTACCGCAAGGAGAAGCTGAACCGCTGGCAGCGGTTGATGTGCTGGGTCTCTGGCCACGGCGAGGGCTGGGCGCTGTACGCCGAGCGGCTGATGGACGAGCTCGGCTACCTCGCCGACCCGGGCGACAAGCTCGGCATGCTCGACGGCCAGGGCTTCCGGGCCGCCCGGGTCGTGGTCGACATCGGCATGCACCTGGAGAAGGAGATCCCCCCGGGACAACCCGTTCGGCTTCCACCCCGGCGAGACCTGGACCCCCGAGCTCGGCCTGGAGTTCATGCGCCAGCACTGCCGGATGGAGGACGCCTTCCTCACCTTCGAGGTGAACCGCTACCTCGGCTGGCCGGGCCAGGCCCCGTCGTACAAGGTGGGCGAGCGGATCTGGCTGCAGGCCCGCGAGGACGCCAAGGCCCGGCTCGGCAGCTCCTTCGACCTCACGTCGTTCCACCGCTCGGCGCTCGACCTCGGCTCGCTCGGCCTCGACCCCCTGCAGGCCGCGCTCGCCCGCATCTCGTGACCCGCCTGGTCCTGGCGAGCGCCTCCCCGGCCCGGCTCGCGACGCTGCGCTCGGCCGGCCTCCACCCCGAGGTGCTGGTCTCCGGGGTGGACGAGTCGGTGGTGACCACCCCCGACCCGGCCGCGCTGGCGTCCGAGCTGGCCTCGCTCAAGGCCCGGGCCGTCGCGGCCCGGGTCCCGGACGCGGTCGTGGTCGGCTGCGACTCGGTGCTCGCGCTGGACGGGTCGGTGCACGGCAAGCCAGCCGACGCCGACGAGGCCCGGAGCCGGTGGCGCGCGATGCGCGGCCGCTCCGGGGTGCTGCACACCGGCCACTGCGTGATCGCCCCCGGCGGGCGCGAGCTGGTCCGCGGCGCCGCCACCACGGTGCACTTCGCGGACGTCGCCGACGACGAGATCGAGGCGTACGTCGCGACCGGCGAGCCGCTCCAGGTCGCCGGCGCGTTCACCGTCGACGGGCTCGGCGGCGCGTTCGTCACCGGCATCGAGGGCGACCACCACAACGTGGTCGGGATCAGCCTCCCGGTGCTGCGCACGATGCTCGCCGAGGTCGGCGTGCCCTGGGTGTCGCTGTGGCGGACCGACCGGTCGCGGGACCCGTCGACGGCGCCCGGAGAGGGCTCCGCGACGGGACACGTGGGGTAAACTCCTGCGCGGTCAGGGGGCGTCACGCCCCAAGCCTCGTTCTCGGCGAGGCCCTTGGAGGGGAATTCATGACAACGGAGACGGTCACGGCGCCTGCTGAGCAGGACACGCTCGGCCCCCACCGGCACGACGACGTCTGCGTCATCGTGCCGATGTACAACGAGGCGGTGGTCATCGGGGACGTGGTCCGCGAGCTGTCGAAGACCTTCTCCCGGGTGGTCTGCGTCGACGACGGCAGCAAGGACGACACGGCCCGTCTCGCCAGCCAGGCCGGCGCCACCGTCGTGCACCACCCCGTGAACCTCGGCCAGGGCGCGGCCCTGCAGACCGGCGTCGACTACGCGCTGCAGTCGGGCGCCCGGTACTTCCTGACCTTCGACGCCGACGGGCAGCACCGCATCGAGGACGCCGTCGCGATGATCGAGCGGCTGCGCGAGGGCGACCTCGACATCGTGCTCGGCTCCCGGTTCCTCGGCACCGAGCTGCAGGTCCCCCGGCTGCGCAAGGCCGTGCTGCGCGCCGCGGTGGTGTTCACCCGGGCCACCACCGGCCTGGCGCTCACCGACACGCACAACGGCCTGCGGGTGATGAACCGCTCCACCGCCGTGCTGTTCAAGATCCGGCTCT
It encodes:
- a CDS encoding glycosyltransferase family 2 protein; translation: MTTETVTAPAEQDTLGPHRHDDVCVIVPMYNEAVVIGDVVRELSKTFSRVVCVDDGSKDDTARLASQAGATVVHHPVNLGQGAALQTGVDYALQSGARYFLTFDADGQHRIEDAVAMIERLREGDLDIVLGSRFLGTELQVPRLRKAVLRAAVVFTRATTGLALTDTHNGLRVMNRSTAVLFKIRLCGMAHASEILDIVARHKLAYEEMPISVVYSDYSRGKGQSSINAINVLVDLVLARLRVIR
- a CDS encoding acyl-CoA carboxylase epsilon subunit, which translates into the protein MPSDDQPGQGTEVPEGIDIHTTAGKVADLDRRLHEAVHAGSERAIEKQHAKGKKTARERVLELLDEDSFVELDELARHRSTAFGLEKNRPYGDGVVTGYGTIDGRQVCVFAQDFTVFGGSLGQVFGEKIVKVMDLAMKTGCPIIGINDSGGARIQEGVVSLGLYGEIFRRNVHASGVIPQISLIMGPCAGGAVYSPAVTDFTVMVDQTSHMFITGPDVIKTVTGEDVSMEDLGGARSHNTKSGNAHYMGSDESDAIDYVKALIGFLPQNNLDEPLTYDEVADLEIGEEDRALDTLIPDSPNQPYDMHTVIESVVDDGEFLEVQPLFAPNLLIGFGRVEGRPVGVVANQPMQFAGTLDIDASEKAARFVRTCDAFNVPVLTFVDVPGFLPGTDQEWNGIIRRGAKLIYAYAEATVPLITVITRKAYGGAYDVMGSKHLGADMNLAWPTAQIAVMGAQGAVNILYRSELADADDADAKRAELVQEYEDHLANPYLAAERGYIDAVIQPHETRGEIVRALRLLRSKRETLPPKKHGNIPPVTGPVTGPVTGPVTGPVTGPDADPATLAAEPQRPLLRVVKGDPSDEELAALVAVVSAVAAAQVTTAAKPVSPWSAPARGHRTPLAAGRGGWRASSLPR
- a CDS encoding TetR/AcrR family transcriptional regulator, translating into MSAPKTPVPRMNADERRTQVLAAATRAFARTGYAGTSTDVVAREAGVSQPYVVRMFGTKHALFLEVFERATRRIQDAFEAVLDEQPFDPEDEDDWGRLGTAYTDLLVDRDFLLVMMHGFAAGDDDAIGARARACMGDIYDVILRTGCTPERATAFVAHGMLLNVMLAMRAPEHVDESGALADMTACAFGSEGLDVVAGTADQAGKPPGPVGGTRV
- a CDS encoding Maf family protein, encoding MTRLVLASASPARLATLRSAGLHPEVLVSGVDESVVTTPDPAALASELASLKARAVAARVPDAVVVGCDSVLALDGSVHGKPADADEARSRWRAMRGRSGVLHTGHCVIAPGGRELVRGAATTVHFADVADDEIEAYVATGEPLQVAGAFTVDGLGGAFVTGIEGDHHNVVGISLPVLRTMLAEVGVPWVSLWRTDRSRDPSTAPGEGSATGHVG
- a CDS encoding MFS transporter, which gives rise to MASLTTPAPVARDPQPVRRTRGARTVPVWLAVVATSLPMFMATLDNLVMTSALPVIRTDLAASVDDLAWFVNAYTLSFATFMLPMATLGDRWGRRRMMLGGLTLFTLASIASALSLSSGALIAARAVQGLGAAAVMPLSLTLLAAAVPVAMRPVAIGIWGGVSGLGVALGPVIGGAVVEGVSWQAIFWLNVPVALVAAPLLRFAVPESFGRRQRLDVRGTLVLGGAVFLGIWGIVHGNDDGWGSVRVLVPLVGAALLVPGYVAHARSTSRRDFAVLPLRLFASRGFSVANVIGLSFTIGMFGAVFLLAQNLQIVMGYSPLEAGLRTLPWTAAPMLVAPVAGMLASRTGLRVLLVSGLVLQAGALVWLAVVTEAGSTYASFVPGLVMAGVGMGLTFAPSATAVLDGMSDDDFGTASSANSTIREFGVALGVAGLTAVFLGNGGELTPTGYTGAIGPALLVGAAAVGVAVVAALFAPGRPRTP